A region of Vitis vinifera cultivar Pinot Noir 40024 chromosome 13, ASM3070453v1 DNA encodes the following proteins:
- the LOC100258124 gene encoding small ribosomal subunit protein uS8 produces MVRVSVLNDALKSMYNAEKRGKRQVMIRPSSKVIVKFLLVMQKHGYIGEFEYVDDHRSGKIVVELNGRLNKCGVISPRFDVGVKDIEPWTARLLPSRQFGYIVLTTSAGIMDHEEARRKNVGGKVLGFFY; encoded by the exons ATGGTGAGAGTTAGTGTCCTGAATGATGCTCTCAAGAGCATGTACAATGCAGAGAAGCGTGGGAAGCGACAGGTGATGATCAGACCTTCCTCAAAAGTGATCGTCAAATTTCTCCTGGTTATGCAGAAGCATG GTTACATTGGAGAGTTTGAGTATGTTGATGATCACAGGTCTGGAAAGATTGTTGTTGAACTGAATGGAAGACTAAACAAATGTGGGGTTATCAGTCCCCGTTTTGATGTGGGTGTCAAAGATATTGAGCCATGGACTGCTAGGCTGCTCCCCTCAAGACAG TTTGGATACATTGTGCTGACTACTTCGGCTGGCATCATGGATCATGAGGAGGCTAGGAGAAAGAATGTTGGTGGCAAAGTGCTTGGTTTCTTCTACTAG